In one Trueperaceae bacterium genomic region, the following are encoded:
- the ruvC gene encoding crossover junction endodeoxyribonuclease RuvC, which translates to MRVLGIDPGLANLGLGLVEEVRKEARLLATAWVRTAPRQEQGERLMTLRRELLAFMATHAPDVVAIEGQFLRRQPQTSFRVGQAVGVVLLTVAEAGLPVFEYGPEEVKRSLVGTGRADKAQVTYMVRALLKLGATPGSNHVTDALALALTHLQARRLGALS; encoded by the coding sequence CTGCGCGTCCTCGGCATCGACCCGGGCCTCGCCAACCTGGGGTTGGGGCTGGTGGAGGAGGTGCGCAAGGAGGCGCGCCTCCTCGCCACGGCCTGGGTGCGAACCGCGCCCCGCCAGGAGCAGGGCGAGCGGCTCATGACCCTGCGCCGCGAGCTGCTCGCCTTCATGGCCACTCACGCGCCCGACGTGGTCGCCATCGAGGGGCAGTTCCTGAGGCGCCAACCGCAGACCTCCTTCCGGGTGGGTCAGGCCGTCGGGGTGGTGCTCCTCACGGTCGCCGAGGCGGGCCTGCCCGTGTTCGAGTACGGACCGGAAGAGGTGAAGCGCAGCCTCGTCGGGACCGGGCGCGCCGACAAGGCCCAGGTCACCTACATGGTGCGCGCGCTCCTCAAGCTCGGCGCCACGCCAGGCTCGAACCACGTGACCGACGCGTTGGCGCTCGCCCTCACCCACCTGCAGGCGCGGCGACTGGGCGCCCTGTCATGA